In one Podarcis muralis chromosome 7, rPodMur119.hap1.1, whole genome shotgun sequence genomic region, the following are encoded:
- the ETFB gene encoding electron transfer flavoprotein subunit beta, protein MAAAGLRAMVGVKRVIDYAVKVRVKPDKTGVVTDGVKHSMNPFCEIAVEEAVRLKEKKLVSEVIAVSCGPQQCQETIRTALAMGADRGLHVEVPAKEYESLSPFQVSKILAALAKKEGVNLLLLGKQAIDDDCNQTGQMTAAFLDWPQGTFASQVTLDGDWLKVEREVDGGLETVRLKLPAVVTADLRLNEPRYATLPNIMKAKKKKIEVVKPSDLGVELTPRVKIVSVEDPPQRQAGVKVETVEDLVAKLKESGRI, encoded by the exons atggcggcggcCGGGCTGAGGGCGATGGTGGGAGTGAAGAGGGTCATTGATTACGCTGTGAAG GTGCGGGTGAAACCAGACAAAACAGGTGTAGTGACAGATGGAGTCAAGCACTCCATGAACCCCTTCTGCGAGATCGCCGTGGAGGAAGCCGTGCGCCTCAAGGAAAAGAAGCTCGTCTCGGAGGTGATAGCTGTGAGCTGTGGTCCACAGCAATGCCAG GAGACGATCCGCACGGCCCTCGCAATGGGGGCCGATCGAGGGCTGCATGTGGAGGTCCCTGCCAAGGAGTACGAGAGCCTCAGCCCCTTCCAGGTTTCGAAGATCCTGGCTGCACTTGCCAAAAAAGAAGGCGTCAACCTTCTGCTGCTGGGGAAGCAG GCCATTGACGATGACTGCAACCAGACAGGGCAGATGACCGCAGCGTTTCTTGACTGGCCTCAG GGAACATTTGCTTCACAAGTGACTCTGGACGGGGACTGGCTGAAGGTTGAGCGGGAAGTTGACGGGGGTCTGGAGACGGTGCGTCTGAAGTTGCCAGCCGTGGTGACCGCTGACCTGCGGCTGAACGAGCCGCGCTATGCCACCCTGCCTAACATCATG AAagccaaaaagaagaagattgaGGTAGTGAAGCCGTCCGACCTTGGTGTAGAACTTACCCCACGGGTGAAGATTGTCAGTGTGGAGGACCCTCCCCAGCGTCAGGCGGGAGTCAAGGTGGAGACGGTAGAAGATCTGGTTGCTAAGCTCAAAGAGAGTGGGCGGATCTGA